From the genome of Solidesulfovibrio carbinolicus, one region includes:
- a CDS encoding ABC transporter ATP-binding protein: MTLLSVENINVAYGDVQIINDLSLTVNEGEVVSIIGGNGAGKSTLLKAISGLVPPSSGIIRFRGEAIQALPPEAVVERGLVHVPEGRRLFSLMTVAENLDIGAYNSRAYKDRDKTLRQVYELLPRLLERQTQLAMTLSGGEQQMVAIGRGLMALPGLLMLDEPSLGLAPILVKSIFETLRKIADAGTTVLLVEQDVNHSLRLSDRGYVLEHGRVAMSGSAKELLENPHVKSAYLGI; the protein is encoded by the coding sequence ATGACGCTGCTTAGCGTGGAGAACATCAACGTCGCGTACGGCGACGTGCAGATCATCAACGACCTCTCGCTGACGGTCAACGAAGGCGAGGTGGTGAGCATCATCGGCGGCAACGGCGCGGGCAAATCGACCTTGCTGAAGGCCATTTCGGGCCTGGTGCCGCCGAGTTCAGGAATCATCCGCTTCAGGGGCGAGGCCATCCAGGCCCTGCCCCCCGAAGCCGTCGTCGAGCGCGGTCTGGTCCATGTGCCCGAGGGCCGCCGGCTCTTTTCGCTCATGACCGTGGCCGAGAACCTGGACATCGGGGCCTACAACTCGCGGGCCTACAAGGACCGTGACAAGACCCTGCGCCAGGTCTACGAACTGCTGCCGCGCCTGCTCGAGCGCCAGACCCAGCTGGCCATGACGCTCTCCGGCGGCGAGCAGCAGATGGTGGCCATCGGCCGGGGACTCATGGCTCTGCCGGGCCTGCTCATGCTCGACGAGCCGTCCCTGGGTCTGGCTCCCATCCTGGTCAAGTCGATCTTCGAGACCCTGCGCAAGATCGCCGACGCCGGCACCACGGTGCTTCTGGTCGAACAGGACGTCAACCATTCGCTGCGTCTGTCCGACCGGGGCTACGTCCTGGAACACGGCCGGGTGGCCATGTCCGGCTCGGCCAAGGAACTGCTGGAAAACCCCCACGTCAAATCGGCCTATCTCGGCATTTAA
- a CDS encoding type II toxin-antitoxin system HicA family toxin, whose amino-acid sequence MPSPTVLSRKPAVKLNSARQKTWEALFCVPARPDILWDDVAALIRALGGREIHHHQKTAGSRVRFVLGGVKGFFHRPHPENVLDKGCAADVREYLLRAGVAV is encoded by the coding sequence ATGCCATCCCCAACCGTGTTGTCCCGCAAACCCGCCGTCAAACTCAACAGCGCCCGGCAAAAGACCTGGGAAGCGCTGTTTTGCGTGCCCGCCCGGCCGGACATTCTCTGGGACGACGTGGCAGCGCTGATTCGCGCCTTGGGCGGCCGGGAAATCCACCATCACCAAAAGACCGCCGGCTCACGGGTGCGGTTTGTTCTTGGCGGCGTCAAGGGCTTCTTCCATCGCCCCCACCCCGAAAACGTGCTGGACAAAGGCTGCGCCGCCGACGTGCGCGAATATCTCCTGCGCGCCGGCGTGGCCGTCTGA
- a CDS encoding vWA domain-containing protein, with protein sequence MTAPDAVGRKLVRARMELVLGHPFFGAMALRLTPLADASCRDVWTDGVTLGYNPLFVAERGEDEISAIIAHEILHLACEHHLRRKDRDKGLWNLACDLAVSALLVEAGFTLPPGHPFEAAHAGKPAEAIYAVLAGEIDQRHGGGGTDAAKTSALPADTAPGGGDGDTPLAAKAGQAEPTPSGAALTGQDKQPQSASGDKDGAGTLGQTPSRSIGEVRDHPDLDGQRRESEHRDLTDKLRQDVNQSRRAASAMGNMPAGLDRLLAELASPRLDWAALLRRFILARAVSDYSWSPPSRRHIHLGLYLPSPRSMTLGEVALVLDTSGSVDEELLAAFCAELGSILSACEARLHVYACDAAVGEATVYSRADPPLHLSPPGGGGTDYRPAFAKVEADGLRPACLLYFTDLQCDRFPEEPAYPVLWIVPKTAKERPPFGDVVQLD encoded by the coding sequence GTGACCGCGCCCGACGCCGTAGGCCGAAAGCTCGTGCGGGCACGCATGGAGCTCGTGCTGGGCCACCCGTTTTTCGGGGCCATGGCCCTGCGCCTCACCCCACTGGCCGACGCCTCCTGTCGCGACGTCTGGACCGACGGCGTCACGCTCGGCTACAATCCCCTTTTCGTGGCCGAGCGCGGCGAGGACGAAATCTCGGCGATTATCGCCCATGAAATCCTGCACTTGGCCTGCGAACACCATTTGCGCCGTAAGGACCGCGACAAGGGGCTGTGGAACCTGGCTTGCGACCTGGCCGTGTCCGCGCTGCTCGTGGAAGCGGGCTTCACCCTGCCCCCGGGCCACCCCTTCGAGGCCGCCCACGCCGGCAAGCCGGCCGAGGCCATCTATGCCGTGCTGGCCGGCGAAATCGACCAGCGTCATGGCGGCGGCGGCACGGATGCGGCCAAGACTTCGGCCCTGCCGGCCGACACCGCCCCGGGCGGCGGCGACGGCGACACGCCGCTGGCCGCCAAGGCCGGACAAGCCGAACCCACGCCGTCCGGCGCCGCGCTTACCGGCCAGGACAAACAGCCCCAAAGCGCTTCGGGCGACAAGGACGGGGCCGGAACCCTTGGCCAAACGCCAAGCCGCAGCATCGGCGAGGTGCGCGACCACCCGGACCTGGACGGGCAGCGCCGGGAATCCGAGCACCGCGATCTGACCGACAAGCTGCGCCAGGACGTCAACCAGTCGCGCCGGGCGGCCAGCGCCATGGGCAACATGCCGGCCGGTCTTGACCGGCTGTTGGCCGAGCTGGCCTCGCCCAGGCTCGATTGGGCGGCACTGCTGCGCCGTTTCATCCTGGCCCGGGCGGTCAGCGACTATTCCTGGTCGCCGCCCAGCCGTCGCCATATCCACCTGGGTCTGTACCTCCCCTCGCCGCGCTCCATGACCCTGGGCGAGGTGGCCCTTGTTCTCGACACCTCCGGCTCGGTGGACGAGGAGCTTCTCGCCGCCTTTTGCGCCGAGCTCGGCTCCATCCTGAGCGCCTGCGAGGCCAGGCTGCACGTCTATGCCTGCGACGCGGCCGTGGGCGAAGCGACCGTGTACTCCCGGGCCGATCCGCCCTTGCACCTGTCCCCGCCGGGTGGCGGCGGCACGGACTACCGCCCGGCCTTCGCCAAGGTTGAGGCCGACGGGTTACGGCCGGCCTGTCTGCTCTATTTCACCGATCTCCAGTGCGACCGGTTTCCCGAGGAGCCGGCCTATCCGGTGCTGTGGATCGTGCCCAAAACCGCCAAGGAGCGACCGCCGTTCGGCGACGTCGTCCAACTGGACTAG
- a CDS encoding universal stress protein — protein sequence MNTDKILIAYDGSDNAQRSVAYVAAMVGHDGTRQVDVAAIERPADRDLFADDAAWKAECQRRNAAMRDALAQARAMLVAAGIPDGKVGTRFVESCRSPLREATECSIGTSIALEVLRLAEEGGYGTVVVGRRGVSKQEEFLFGSVSTKIIHAAKGLAVWVVA from the coding sequence ATGAATACCGACAAAATCCTTATCGCCTACGACGGCTCGGACAATGCCCAACGCTCCGTGGCCTATGTCGCGGCCATGGTCGGGCACGATGGAACCCGACAAGTCGATGTGGCCGCCATTGAACGTCCGGCCGACCGGGACCTTTTTGCCGATGACGCGGCCTGGAAGGCCGAATGCCAGCGCCGCAACGCCGCCATGCGTGACGCCCTGGCCCAGGCCAGGGCCATGCTCGTCGCGGCCGGCATTCCCGATGGCAAGGTCGGCACGCGGTTCGTGGAGAGCTGCCGTTCCCCGCTGCGGGAAGCCACCGAATGCAGCATCGGCACGAGCATCGCCCTGGAAGTGCTGCGGCTGGCCGAGGAAGGCGGCTACGGCACCGTGGTCGTGGGTCGGCGCGGCGTGTCCAAGCAGGAGGAATTTCTTTTCGGCAGCGTCTCCACCAAAATCATCCACGCCGCCAAGGGGCTGGCGGTCTGGGTGGTGGCGTAA
- a CDS encoding CBS and ACT domain-containing protein has protein sequence MLVGDWMSTDVATATEDVSMIKAGRIMRDKKIRRLPVVDKDGKLVGIISERDLKAASPSSATSLDMYEMTYLLSELKVKAIMTKDPVRIRCTDTVERAALIMRDRKFGSLPVVDETNKVVGIITDTDIFRLFVSITGIDQGGIQIGLRLGVAEGSLKPVLDELRRFEARIVSILSSYDRGGPGQRDVSIRIQGLPETRERELRAELEKTGHLLYWTRD, from the coding sequence ATGCTTGTCGGCGATTGGATGTCCACCGACGTGGCCACGGCGACCGAGGATGTCTCGATGATCAAGGCCGGTCGGATCATGCGCGACAAAAAAATCCGTCGTCTGCCCGTGGTGGACAAGGACGGAAAGCTTGTCGGCATCATTTCCGAGCGCGACCTCAAAGCGGCCTCGCCGTCCTCGGCCACCTCACTGGACATGTACGAAATGACCTACCTGCTCTCGGAGCTCAAGGTCAAAGCCATCATGACCAAGGACCCGGTGCGCATCCGGTGCACCGACACCGTGGAGCGGGCGGCGCTTATCATGCGCGACCGCAAGTTCGGCAGCCTGCCGGTGGTCGATGAAACGAACAAGGTGGTCGGCATCATCACCGACACCGATATCTTCCGCCTGTTTGTCTCCATCACCGGCATCGACCAGGGCGGCATCCAGATCGGGCTGCGCCTGGGCGTGGCCGAGGGCAGCCTCAAGCCGGTGCTTGATGAGCTGCGCCGTTTCGAGGCCCGCATCGTGAGCATCCTGTCCTCCTACGACCGGGGCGGCCCGGGCCAGCGCGACGTGTCCATCCGCATTCAGGGTCTGCCAGAGACCCGGGAACGGGAACTGCGCGCCGAACTCGAAAAGACCGGACACCTGCTCTACTGGACCCGCGATTAG
- a CDS encoding AAA family ATPase: protein MIPSHVARALTTLLPIRQPVFLWGPPGVGKSQIVAQTAAVLGLDLIDIRAVLLDPVDLRGLPQIDADGRTHWRAPAFLPTGGQGVLFLDELNAAPPLVQAACYQLILDRALGEYRLPDGWTVLAAGNRDQDRAVTHRMPTALANRFVHLEIEPHLEDWIAWAEASGIASEVTAFLRFRPALLHDFDPTRAVRSFPTPRSWEFVSAMLRGAPDPQVELELLRGAVGDGAALEFSGFLRTWRELPDTDAVLADPDAAPAPLEPAAAYAICEALGRLACPDVMPALTRYAARLPVEFGVLLMRDAVRRDSRTAKTPAFAAWARDNAEVFV, encoded by the coding sequence TTGATCCCGTCCCATGTAGCCCGCGCCCTGACCACCTTGCTCCCCATCCGCCAACCCGTATTTCTCTGGGGTCCCCCGGGCGTCGGCAAAAGCCAGATCGTGGCCCAGACCGCCGCTGTCCTTGGCCTTGATCTCATCGACATCCGGGCCGTGCTCCTCGATCCCGTGGACCTGCGCGGCTTGCCGCAAATCGACGCCGACGGCCGCACCCACTGGCGCGCCCCGGCCTTTTTGCCGACAGGCGGCCAGGGCGTCTTGTTCCTTGACGAATTAAACGCCGCCCCGCCCCTGGTCCAGGCCGCCTGCTACCAGCTCATCCTCGACCGGGCCCTGGGCGAATACCGGCTGCCGGACGGCTGGACCGTCCTTGCCGCCGGCAACCGCGACCAGGACCGGGCCGTCACTCACCGCATGCCGACCGCTTTGGCCAACCGGTTCGTGCACCTGGAAATCGAACCCCACCTGGAGGACTGGATTGCCTGGGCGGAAGCTTCGGGCATCGCGTCCGAGGTCACGGCCTTTTTGCGCTTCCGGCCCGCTTTGCTCCACGATTTCGATCCGACCCGGGCCGTCCGGTCCTTTCCCACGCCCCGGTCCTGGGAATTCGTGTCCGCCATGTTGCGTGGCGCGCCCGATCCGCAGGTGGAACTGGAACTGTTGCGCGGGGCCGTGGGCGACGGCGCGGCTTTGGAATTTTCCGGATTCCTGCGCACCTGGCGCGAGTTGCCCGACACCGACGCCGTGTTGGCCGATCCCGACGCCGCGCCGGCTCCACTGGAGCCGGCTGCCGCCTACGCCATCTGCGAGGCCCTGGGACGGCTGGCCTGCCCGGACGTCATGCCGGCGCTGACCCGCTACGCCGCCCGGCTGCCGGTGGAATTCGGGGTGCTGCTCATGCGCGACGCCGTGCGCCGCGACAGCCGCACGGCCAAGACGCCGGCCTTTGCCGCCTGGGCCCGCGACAACGCCGAGGTGTTCGTGTGA
- a CDS encoding aldehyde ferredoxin oxidoreductase family protein: MHGFHGRIITVDLTRRAFTIEAADPAHLDAYLGGKGLATRLLLDRNPAGVDPLAPENNLIFAAGPLCGGVAWGASRYGVFTKSPQTGFYTESYSGGRTPQAVDAAGFDAVVLTGAANALTALTIHPDGCTFHDAADLAGLDAYATEDAARERFVLPRDDAKRVGAVVIGPAGENLCRLAMIANERWRCAGRTGVGAVMGSKKVKAIVFQGDRKRQAADPAGLAAHAAAFAKRGVETKGVQVYKAMGTTMMVGVMNAAGAFPAKYWTQGNCEHWEKISGETFHKEHEVKAHACAKCFMSCGRMAKLASGRHKGLTLEGPEYETIYAFGGLCMIDDMAEIVYLNDLCDRLGIDTISAGNLCAFTVEAVSRGRVDYPIAYNDPDGAARLIQDIASGTGIGALLGQGIKVAARAWGLEDLAVHVKGLEPAGYDPRALRGMGLAYATSDRGACHLRTTFYKPELAGMIPPDAVEGKAAMLIEFEDRLTIFDTLILCRFFRDLYTWDELTQVIGLTTGLDASEAALKRRAAAIADMTREFNLREGLTPADDRLPERIHREPLPSGKELPREAFDAMLADYYRLRNWSPQGVPTGAADL, translated from the coding sequence ATGCACGGCTTTCACGGACGCATCATTACTGTTGACCTGACCCGGCGCGCTTTCACTATCGAAGCGGCCGATCCGGCCCATCTTGACGCCTATCTGGGCGGCAAGGGCCTAGCCACCCGGCTGCTGCTCGACCGCAACCCGGCCGGGGTCGATCCCCTGGCTCCGGAGAACAACCTCATCTTCGCCGCCGGCCCCTTGTGCGGCGGCGTGGCCTGGGGGGCCAGCCGCTACGGCGTGTTCACCAAATCCCCCCAGACCGGGTTTTACACCGAATCCTATTCCGGCGGCCGCACGCCCCAGGCCGTGGACGCCGCCGGTTTCGACGCCGTGGTCCTCACCGGCGCGGCGAATGCGCTCACGGCCCTGACCATCCACCCCGACGGCTGCACCTTCCACGACGCGGCCGATCTGGCCGGCCTGGACGCCTACGCCACCGAAGACGCGGCCCGGGAGCGTTTCGTGCTGCCCCGCGACGACGCCAAGCGCGTGGGCGCGGTGGTCATTGGCCCGGCCGGGGAAAACCTGTGCCGACTGGCCATGATCGCCAACGAACGCTGGCGTTGTGCCGGCCGCACCGGCGTCGGCGCGGTCATGGGCTCCAAAAAGGTCAAGGCCATCGTGTTCCAGGGCGACCGCAAGCGCCAGGCGGCCGATCCCGCCGGCCTGGCCGCCCATGCCGCCGCCTTTGCCAAGCGCGGGGTGGAGACCAAGGGCGTGCAGGTCTACAAGGCCATGGGCACGACCATGATGGTCGGGGTCATGAACGCGGCCGGAGCCTTTCCGGCCAAGTACTGGACCCAGGGCAACTGCGAACATTGGGAGAAGATCTCAGGCGAGACCTTCCACAAGGAGCACGAGGTCAAGGCCCACGCCTGCGCCAAATGCTTCATGTCCTGCGGCCGCATGGCCAAGCTCGCCTCGGGCCGCCACAAGGGCCTGACCCTGGAAGGGCCGGAGTACGAAACCATCTACGCCTTCGGCGGGCTGTGCATGATCGATGACATGGCCGAGATCGTGTATTTAAACGACCTCTGCGACCGCCTGGGCATTGATACCATCTCCGCCGGCAACCTCTGCGCCTTCACCGTCGAGGCCGTCTCGCGCGGCCGGGTGGACTACCCCATCGCCTACAACGACCCCGACGGCGCGGCCCGGCTCATCCAGGACATCGCCTCGGGCACGGGCATCGGGGCGCTCCTGGGCCAGGGCATCAAGGTCGCGGCCCGGGCCTGGGGACTGGAAGACCTGGCCGTCCACGTCAAGGGCCTGGAGCCGGCCGGCTACGACCCCCGGGCGCTTCGCGGCATGGGGCTGGCCTACGCCACATCCGACCGGGGGGCCTGCCATCTGCGCACCACCTTCTACAAGCCCGAGCTGGCCGGCATGATCCCGCCCGACGCCGTGGAAGGCAAGGCGGCCATGCTCATCGAGTTCGAGGACCGTCTCACCATCTTCGATACGCTTATCCTGTGCCGGTTCTTCCGCGATCTCTACACCTGGGACGAGCTGACCCAGGTCATCGGCCTGACCACCGGCCTCGACGCCAGCGAAGCAGCGCTCAAACGCCGGGCCGCGGCCATCGCCGACATGACCCGGGAGTTCAACCTGCGCGAAGGGCTGACCCCGGCCGACGACCGCCTCCCGGAGCGCATCCACCGCGAACCCCTGCCAAGCGGCAAGGAACTCCCCCGCGAGGCCTTCGACGCCATGCTGGCCGACTATTACCGGTTGCGCAATTGGTCGCCTCAGGGCGTGCCGACCGGCGCTGCCGACCTCTAA
- a CDS encoding ABC transporter ATP-binding protein — protein sequence MSNILEVTNLTKHFGGLTAVSSLDLHIKTGEILALIGPNGAGKSTVFNLVAGVFAPSEGVIKFAGQTIHGQKPWDLARLGLARTFQIVKPFGSKTVLYNVMVGAFLRTNSTIKAREIAEEVLVTLQLDHTKDMLAANLTIADRKRLEIAKALATDPKLLLLDEVMAGLRPTEVDDMIGIIRGLRDRGVTVFVIEHIMRAVMALSDRVVVIQFGQKIAEGSPEAVTKDENVIKAYLGGEYDAA from the coding sequence ATGAGCAACATCCTGGAAGTCACCAATCTCACCAAGCACTTCGGGGGCTTAACCGCCGTCAGCTCCCTGGACCTGCACATCAAGACCGGCGAAATCCTGGCGCTCATTGGTCCCAACGGCGCGGGCAAATCCACGGTCTTTAACCTCGTGGCCGGCGTGTTCGCCCCCTCCGAGGGCGTGATCAAATTCGCCGGACAGACCATCCACGGCCAGAAGCCCTGGGATCTCGCCCGGCTGGGGCTGGCCCGCACCTTCCAGATCGTCAAGCCCTTCGGCAGCAAGACCGTGCTGTACAACGTCATGGTGGGAGCCTTTTTGCGCACCAATTCCACCATCAAGGCCCGGGAAATTGCCGAAGAAGTGCTGGTCACCCTCCAGCTCGACCATACCAAGGACATGCTGGCCGCCAACCTCACCATCGCCGACCGCAAACGCCTGGAGATCGCCAAGGCCCTGGCCACCGATCCCAAGCTGCTGCTTCTCGACGAGGTCATGGCCGGCCTTCGCCCCACCGAAGTCGACGACATGATCGGCATCATCCGGGGACTGCGCGACCGGGGCGTCACCGTCTTTGTCATCGAGCACATCATGCGCGCCGTCATGGCCCTGTCCGACCGGGTGGTGGTCATCCAGTTCGGCCAGAAGATCGCCGAAGGCTCGCCCGAGGCCGTCACCAAGGATGAAAACGTCATCAAGGCCTATCTGGGAGGCGAGTATGACGCTGCTTAG